The genomic interval AATTTTTGTTGGTGCGTTGTCATGAGATAGATGCGCTCAACCCGATTCATGCGGGGGTGACTAATGAGGGTTTCAACGAGTTTGCGGCCTAGACCTAAACCCTGATAATCCGGATGAATCACCACATCCCAAATGGTGGCGCGGAAAATGCCGTCCGAGGTGCCGCGAGTAAAACCAATCATGCGATCGCCATCCCATACCGTAACAACTGGATCGCTGTACTCAACTGCTATGCGTAGATCTTCTAGGGAACGAGACTTCGCCCAAAACGCCGTTATATCAAACAGTTCGCGCAACTGGTGTATGTCAACTCGTTCTTTTTCCACGGAAAATAGAATGTTGCTG from [Limnothrix rosea] IAM M-220 carries:
- a CDS encoding GNAT family N-acetyltransferase, with product MAKTLDCSNILFSVEKERVDIHQLRELFDITAFWAKSRSLEDLRIAVEYSDPVVTVWDGDRMIGFTRGTSDGIFRATIWDVVIHPDYQGLGLGRKLVETLISHPRMNRVERIYLMTTHQQKFYERIGFQENQTITMVLHNHDHPVSVISCSLEEASPLPV